From a region of the Neodiprion fabricii isolate iyNeoFabr1 chromosome 7, iyNeoFabr1.1, whole genome shotgun sequence genome:
- the LOC124186466 gene encoding 40S ribosomal protein SA — MSGGLDALALKEDDVTKMLAACTHLGSDNVNFQMEQYVYKRRADGVNIINLRRTWEKLLLAARAIVAIEHASEVFVISSRPYGQRAVLKFAAHTGATPIAGRFTPGAFTNQIQAAFREPRLLIVTDPVTDHQPITEASYVNIPVIAFCNTDSPLRFVDIAIPCNTKSWHSIGLMWWLLAREVLRLRGSIPRETKWEVVVDLFFYRDPDEAEKDEQAAKEIAAPAKMDFISSAEAPPTTEAGWANEVAVVQATENWADDTGAAPAVVPAAGAPAAFAPNEDWASQVQDEWSATPAAATAAAAAPAPTQSWGGAPTEKW, encoded by the exons ATGTCGGGAGGATTGGACGCGTTAGCTCTGAAGGAGGATGACGTTACCAAGATGTTGGCCGCGTGCACTCACCTGGGCAGTGACAACGTCAATTTCCAGATGGAACAGTACGTCTACAAACGACGTGCCGATG GTGTGAACATCATCAACCTCCGTCGTACTTGGGAGAAGCTTTTGTTGGCTGCTCGTGCTATCGTGGCGATCGAGCACGCCAGCGAGGTTTTCGTTATCAGTTCTCGTCCCTACGGTCAGAGGGCTGTTCTTAAGTTCGCCGCCCACACCGGCGCTACGCCAATTGCCGGACGTTTCACGCCCGGAGCGTTTACCAACCAGATTCAG GCTGCTTTCCGGGAACCTCGTCTGCTGATCGTTACCGACCCTGTTACCGACCATCAACCCATCACTGAAGCCAGTTACGTGAACATCCCTGTAATTGCATTCTGCAATACTGACTCGCCTCTGAGATTCGTTGACATCGCAATTCCGTGCAACACTAAGAGCTGGCACAGCATCGGGCTGATGTGGTGGCTCCTGGCACGTGAGGTACTGCGTCTCCGAGGGTCCATTCCTCGCGAAACCAAATGGGAAGTCGTGGTCGATCTCTTCTTCTACAGAGATCCAGATGAG GCTGAGAAGGACGAACAAGCAGCAAAGGAGATCGCAGCACCGGCAAAAATGGACTTCATCAGCAGCGCCGAAGCTCCGCCTACCACTGAGGCTGGATGGGCTAACGAGGTTGCTGTTGTTCAAGCGACTGAAAACTGGGCAGACGACACTGGTGCTGCACCCGCAGTTGTTCCCGCAGCTGGTGCACCTGCTGCCTTTGCACCCAATGAGGACTGGGCTTCGCAG GTACAAGACGAGTGGTCGGCTACCCCGGCTGCCGCCACCGCAGCTGCTGCAGCACCTGCTCCTACCCAGAGCTGGGGTGGAGCACCGACTGAAAAATGGTAA